GGTGATACCCGCACCCGGGCCGAACACATGGGCCTGAGCCGGGAGCGGCTGACAGCAATCATCCGGGAGCTGTGGGGGCGGCGGCCGTTTCGGGGTAAGCTGTCTCTCTGGACGGAGGAATTGAGGACCTGGAATATGAAGTGGCGCAACCCCGGGGTGGACTTCGGGACCTACGTGCCGAAGTACATTTCGGCGTGATGAGGTGGGTGTGCGCTGGGGGTTTCTGAGGCACAAAAAAGTTACAGGCTTTTGCGCACTACATAAAAGTTACAGGCTTTTGAGCGCTAAAGGAGGGCATCAGAGAGGGACTTTGTACCTGGCCGCGATATCTTCTGCGGCCCGGCGGATCGTGTCGCGTAAATGATTGGGCTTCAACACCTCCACGAACTGTCCGAAGGACAGGATGTAGGCATAGAGACTGCCGTCCTCGGGCATTCTGGTGGTTACCACCATGCTGCCGTCGGGTTGGATATTCCGGGTTTCCTCAGGATAGTATTCTTCCACCAGGGGAATCATCTCTGGGAGAAACCGTAGATGGAGGTCGACCATGACACCTGTTCCGGACCATAGGGGATTCTCGGCGATGTAGGCCTCCAGGGGCTTTTCCCGGCGCCGGAACTGTTCGGGAAGCACCATCGGATCCTTTATCCGGGATATCCGGAAGAGCCGGAAGTCCTTACGGAGCCGGCAAAATCCGTAGAGGTACCAGGCCCGCCACCGGAAGGCAATGGTCATGGGTTCGATGATCCGCCGGGTAGTCTCCAGTTTGTTACTGGTGTAGCCGAATTCGATGAGGTGCTGGCGGTCCACGGCGTCCTTCACAATGCGAAAAACCTCCCGGGAACGGGGATCTCCCCCGAGCATGGAGAAATCAATGGAGAGTTTTTCCGTGCGCTGGGATAGGATATCCCCGGTTTGCACGGGCACCAGAGACCGCATCTTCTCCAGAGTGTCGCTAACGGTCTTGTCCGACAGGGTGTCGCTCACCCCCTGCAACGCCGTGAGAATGTTAAAAAAATCATCCGTGGTAAGCAGCTGGCGGTCCATTTTATACGAGTTCATAATACCGTAACCCCCGGCTGATCCCTGGAGGGCGTAAATCGGAATGCCCGCAAGGTCGATGGTCTCCAGGTCACGCTGAATGGTTCTGACAGATACACCGTAGCGTTTGGCCAGGGTATTGGCGCTTACCAGTTCATGGTTGAGCAGGTACACGATGATGGATAACAGGCGGTCAATCTTCATGGGGTGTTGTTTCTCCCGGGCCATCAGTTTGGGATTGGAATCCCTTACGTGGAGGCTGTTTCCACCCTTGTTCTTTGAAGATGTAACGGATGAAACTCCAGACACGGTGCATCCCGAACAGTTGTCGGTACCCGAAATTCTCTATAATGGAAGCGCCGAGTACCCTGCGGAAGTCTCGGCCTCGAAAATAGAGTACATTCTTATCGGCTACCAGTAGACTCATCATGGAGATGAAGGTACCCAGTCCAACGGACACCGCGAACAACAAGGCTAGGGTTGGTAGGTTGGCAATACCGAGTAGAACCGCTAAAAATGCAGCCAGATATCCCCCGGTTTCCAGAAAGGGACCAAGAAGCTCAAAAATAAAGAAGTAGGGCAGGGAAATCAAACCCGGTACGCCCTGGGGCCGGCGGAGGAGCATATCCTTATGGATCATTAATACCTCCATGAGTCCCCGGTTCCAGCGGTCGCGCTGAATGAGCAGGGAGGGTAGATGTTCCGGCACCTCTGTCCAGCAGTTAGCGGTGTGGACGTATTGCACACGGTGCTTTATTCCCTTTGAGTACAGGTGTTTGCGCAATCGAACCACTATTTCCATATCTTCTCCGACAGTGTCTAAATGCCGGGGACCAGAGCCGGTCAGGTATCCGCCGATTTCTAAGACTGCTTGGCGCTGGAACGCTCCGAAGGCACCGGAAATTATCAGGAGACCGTTTATCCCTGCCCAACCCATCCTGCCGATAATAAAGGCTCGTAGGTACTCCATGGTTTGGATGAGAGCCAGGGGATTCCTTGGAGGGTGGATTTCCCGAATGGATCCTTTGGAAACCAGACAGCCGTTCACCGGGACAATATTGCCTCCAATAGCCAGGGTTATTTCGTCCGTATCTAGGGTGGAACGCATGAGGTGCAACAGGGATTTCGGTTCCAGGAGAGAATCCGAGTCTATGCATACCACGTAATCTCCCTGAGCCTGAAGAATGCCTGCATTCAGGGAATCTGCCTTGCCGCCGTTGACCTTGTCCACAACCGTAAGATCCTTGGATACCCTGCTTTTGTACACCCCCATGATGGGTGCAGTAAGTATGGGAATTGATCCCTGGGAAGACCGATCATCCCTGGGTTCCAGGTCAAATTCCTGCTGGAGTACCCCGAGTGTTCTGTCCTTTGAACCGTCGTTCACTACAATTACTTCAAAATCTGGGTACTCCAGGTTCAACAAGGATTGTACACTCTGTACAATGGTGGTTTCTTCATTGTAACCCGGAGCTATGATGCTTACCTTGGGCAGGACACCGGGCTTGGCAAAGAAACCAGACTCCTGCCAGTGGTGAACCCGGTTCTTTTTTGATGCGCTAACCATGGAAATCACCAAAAAAACCAAATAGCTACCATTTATGGCGAGACTGTACCCGATAAAGGACCGTTGATAGAACACAAGAAAGGCCTCAATACCCCCGGTAATGGCCCCCAGGGAAACCAGTAGGGCGAACAGAGCCGGTAGTAAACTCAGTGTCCCCAGTGCCAGTAGTGAGAGAAGAATTCTGTCGGACCAACCCAGCCGCTTACGGGAAAGGACCGGTGGTTCGGGATTCCCTGTGATTCCGAGGCTTTCTTTTGCCTTTGGCCTAAGTAGGCGGCGGCAGTCTTGCGCGAAATCGGGGTCTTCGATCATAGCTTGGGTAATTACATCCTTTAGGCTGAGAACATCCTCTTGGGAAGACAGGCTGTTTATCAGCCGAATGACTGCACTACGGCGTTGTCCAGCGATGAGCACCCGAATCAGAAGCGCCAGGTCGGTTTGCTGGTATCCCTGGATTCGTTGGCGTCCATGGAGGAGGATATAGGAGAGTGAGGGCTCAAGAATTCGGGCGATTCCTATCGCCCGGCGAAATCCTACGTGGCTGGCGTCCCTTGAGGTTTCGGGGATGGGCGCTATAGCCTGGCGGAGCCGGACTATAAGCTCAGTAAGCAGGCTTGGATCTCGACGAATATAAGCGGTAAAGGATCCTGCAAGCAGATCGCTAAGCTCTGGAAAACTCAGCCAGCCTTCCAGGGTCTGCCAAGAGGGTCTGCCTTGGCTCCTCAGCAGGGCCTTGACCCCGATACGCCGCACCTCGGCAGAAAATAACGCCTGGTTGGGTGTTTCTGAAAAGATCCAGGGATGAAACTGCCCGCACATGAGTGCCGCATTTCGGTGTACCTCACGCGCCGGGTACAGCAGCAGGGGAATGAGATAACTTCGGGCCTCTTCGGGGGTACAACAGGGTATTCCCACCACCCCTATCCGTTTTGCCAAGGGGGTGGGGGGGATCTGCTGGCGGCGATACCACCGGTAGGCGGTTTGGGGGCAACCTTCTAAGAGTCGGGCCAGCCGGGTCTGCCACCGTTCCGGGGCTTGGGAAAACCGCTGGTGAAGGCGATCAATGTCAATACTCTGCATATCTCCTGAATCAACCAAAACGCTCGTAATCCGTATAAGTAATGACCACGGTCCTTGAGTTTGTTCTACTACCTGTCGAGCTATCCGGACCCGGTCTTGCCGCGGTAGGAGCACTAGGAGGGCAGCGGCTTCCCGTGGTCTTGTGTAGCCTCTGGAGTAAAAGAGTTTTTCTATTCTCTGGGTGAATGTGTCGCCCAGGGTTGAAACAGGCAGCCTGATGTGGTCTCGTATCCGGCTGAGAAATCGATTCCTCCCTTGTTGTGATGGAGAGTATTTGGGCAGGCTACCCAAGTCACGGTTCGCCATAGCCTGAGCGATCTGGGAAAGTATCCTACTCTGTCGAAGGTAGAGCCCCCGGGATGTTGATTTCGAGATGATTAGTCCTACAAAACCGGCAACATTTAGTACTATGAAGGAGGCTGTCAGGATGTATTCCAGGGTACTAAACATGGCTGACGCCTCCGGTCAGGTGGGTAATCAGGCCTGGCAACTCCTCGAGAATCAACGGCTTTCGGAGGATGGAAAAGATTCCCCGGCGGTGAAGCTCTACAACCACATTCTCTGAAAGTTCGTGGCTCATAAGAATAACCGGTATTCCTGAAGTCTCCGGGCGGCTCTCTAGGCTGTCATAGAGGGTTATGATGTCAGTACCCGAATGGTACAGCTCGCTGAGAATTATATCGGGTTTAAAGGTCTCAATTTCAGGAATAATGGTTTCGGCCCGGAACTCGGTACGGCACTGAAACCCCCGGTTAGTTAGATAGGTGGTGAGCATTCGTGCTACTAGGGATTCTGATTCCAGGATTAATACCCGGATGGTAACCTCCGACGCCGCAATATCCGCGGTTTCCAGGTCGCCGGTACTGGTTTTGTCCCCACCCTGGCGGATGGCGGATTCGAGTCTGGCAGCTCCCAGGGTTCGGAGGCTTTGTACCGGATCTCCAGCCCGATGCTGGACCTGAGATGTCTGGATCACCCCGGCTGAACACGTAACTGGCCTGATGAATGCTCCGGATTCCCTAACCTCCCGCCGGATGGTATCCGCCAACCCTGCAGCCTCAGCCACACCGCAATGGGGAACAAGTAGTCCGCAAACCGGTCCGGCAAGGCGAAAGACCATGGCCGTTTCGGGTTTCTCGCTCCGTATAATGTGGGCGAAGGACCGAATAGCAGCATTACCTTCCTCATACCCAAGTTGGGAATTAATAGCTGTGAGATTATCCAGGTGCAACAATATGACTGTACCCTCCTGGGGATGTTCCTCAACAAAGAGGGGAAGGTACTCATTAAAAAATTCCTCATTATACAGCCCTGTTGCCTCGTCCCGGATTCCCTCGTCCTGGAGTAGGATGAGATCCTCCTGTAATTCAAAATTCTGTTGCTGGAGGATCTGTAACTCCTGAATTACCCGGTTGAGGTTTTGGCCCTCTCCCACTGCAACCTCCCTGAGTTTGTCAGGCAGGGTTACAGTTTTGACCGTCAGGGTTTCTCGAATTGTAAGGGGATTCGAATGCCAGATGCTCCCATAGCGCGGGCACACCCGGTTGATGGTCTGGGGCTCATAATCCCCGGCAGGGGATAGCTGGCACAGGGTATCCACCCAGGATGGATCGGAAAACTGCTGGGTGTAGGAAGCCAAGCCCGCCTCCGCCCGGGGAACTTTCTGGTTCCTGAGATCCACATCAAAGGGCAGATCCCTGCCCATAGAACCCATTGCAGGACCTGAGAACAGGGTGCCCGTGGTTATATCCACCAGGGCTATCAATCCCTGGGAATAGCTGCGGGACAGGAGTATGTGGATTAATCTTCGACCCTCGGGAAGTACTATATTCTGGTTGACCCTGCTCAAGTGTCGATATTCTAAAGCCGGTTCATGGAGTAGTACGGAGGTCCGCCAGTGGCAGTACACCTCTGGCTTTTCCGAACCTCCTCTCAGACGGATCAGCTCATTCAGCCCGCCGGCCGCCCCGGGATCTTGTCCTGTCAGAGCTACCTGCCATTGCCTGATTTTCTCTGGAATCTCCAGGTGTTCAAAAAGCCGATCCATAGCCTGGGCGATGTCTGGGATCCCGGGGGTTGGGCCCGGATCTATCACCAGGATGGTGGAGCCGTCTACTACGGCATAGGTATTCACGGGGAGAAAGTCTTCTCTGCTCCATCTTCCAAGCCAAAACACATCATCGGTTATCATCTGAGGGCCGGTTCCTGGTCTCGAATTATTCATGCAATTCCTTTCCCGTAGGGTATCTACGGTTAACCTGGGTGAGTTGCTTTGTCAGTACCAGGCGTTTTTGGGTTGTACCGGATTCCAAAACTGCGAAGGAACTCGCAAGCTCCTGGATTATGAAGCGTCCGTACCCCCGTTCGTGGTAATGTTCCAGAGGATTTTCCGGTACATCCTGCCAATCGTAGCTGTCGCCATGATAATCAATACAAATCCACAGGTTGTAATCGTCCCATGCTAAGATCAGGGGTACCTCCTGGGAATCCGGGGACACCGTTTCGTTGTGGTCGGCAATATTCGTTAACCCCTCATGAGCGGCTAACACAAGTTCTTGAATCGGTTCCTCCTCATCCGGATGGGCTGCTAAAAAAACGGACGCGATGCCTTGGCGGATATCTGCCAAAGCTGGGAGGGTTCGATCCCATTGAAGGATGGTTTGATCTCTACCCCGGCACTTCTGATCCAATTGAATACAGATCACCGTCACATCATCGGTGAATCTTCCGCCGCTGTGCAATAGGGCTTGGTTAGATAGGCCGTGGATTAATTCACGGGGTGTCGGGGGCTGGTGTGTGACGACATCCATACGGCTGTGAAGGTACTCCTGGATTCCTCGGGTATCAAAGGGGACGTCAGCCTCGTCATCAGCTTCGGTCAACCCGTCAGAATAGAATACGAGCAGGTCGCCCGGATTTAGCGGCAGGCTATGATGCCGGTATTCTTGGCTGCCCGAGAAACCGATGGGCATATTTGATCCCTTAATTTGCCAACAGGTAGCCTTCCGGGAATCCCAGTAAATGACGGGGGGGTGACCACAATCTACAAAATCTAGGTGGTGGGGGTCTTGATAGAACCGAGCATAGTTTAGGGTTATGAATTGGTTTATTGCGATTAAATCTGGGGATATGCGGTCATTCAGGGAGTCAATGATCCGCGTAATTCCCGGTAGCATGGAGCTGACGTTCTCCGGGAGTAGGGTAGTACCGCTCCCTCCCTCCTGGTCAGTCTGAATGAGACCGAGGATGACCCGGTACACCTGGGACCGTGTTGCAGCTCCTAACAGGGACGCGGCAACACCCTTGCCCATAACATCTCCGATCATAAGATCCAAGGTTCCTTTCTGACCGGGGATGGCATCATAAAAGTCTCCGTCCACCTCTTTACTCGGGAGGGTCATACCCGCAAGGGTCAGGTTGCCGTACGTGATATCTTCAAAACCCGATAGAAGCGCCTTTTGAATCCGGGCGCTCAGAAGAATCTCCATATCCCGGGCCTCAACCAACTCTGTCTCTCTGGCCTTTTCAGCTGTTATATCCTCTACAATGCCGAGGTAGGTGTGTATGTTACCCTGGGAGTCCCGTCTTGGTAAGGTTCGTATCTGAACCCAACCCGATTCCTGGGTACGGACCTGGAGGTTCAGGGATATGTCTGTCCCGGCAGATTCGCTGCAGGTTTTTATAAAATCTTGCCGGTCATCGGGATGGATCCAACCTACCCAGCTCCAGGGGCTTGGATCGGTTATCTGAGGATGAGTTTTTAGAATTCCGGAGGTATAGGATAGAGGATGGGTAAGATCTCGAGAGAGTATTATATAATCCTGGCCGAGCTGAGAACTTACCAGTTCCGCGTCCTCGGCCGACAGGATTAGTCCAAGATCCTTCCAGAATTCCTGTATATAGCCGAGCACCGTATCCAAGATTACCCCGAATACTGCAGCAACCCCATCCCTATGCCCATAGGAATTTTGCCAGTACCCTAAGATTCCCCCTGTACTACCACCCCGAGTGTGGTGGAGTAAGATCCACTCCCCATCCTCTTCCGGCACCTGCCATCCCAAGCCGTGAGCGAGTTCCTGAAACATTCCTGGGACGGGTGAATCAGTGGAATTGCGTTCTTCTTCTGATGGAGAGCAGATGATCACCTCACCGGAAAGAACAATGCGCGAAAGAAAGTGGTCCGTTCCCTGAAATCCTATCAGGGGTCTACCATTGCCCGGTAGTACGAGGCCCCACTGGGGATTATTCTCTGGATAGGCATAAAGCCCGAGTTGCACACATTGGAGAGCGTTTCCCATCTCCCGTATGAGCTGATCCATGATCTGAAGGGTTTCCCGCTCCGCTTGGCGGCCCATGATGCTACTGAGTTTCGAGATATTCTGCCAAATCCTACCCGGTGATACCATCCAGGGCGCTCCTGCGGTCAGTATAGACCGGTGCCATTTGATTCAGCCGGACGATCTTAAAGAGTGTGGCTACTGCACTGCTTTGTGCGGTTACCGCCATACTTCCCCCAGACTGCTTAACCTGGCGTATGCCCCCGAGAATTTTTCCCAGACCTGAACTGTCAATGAACTGAACCTTTTCCAGATCCAGAAGAAAGGGTTTTCCGGGGTAGGTTTTTAATGCCTCGGTTATCCCGGCTGTGAGGGTTTGTTGAA
The DNA window shown above is from Spirochaeta lutea and carries:
- a CDS encoding helix-turn-helix transcriptional regulator, with product MKIDRLLSIIVYLLNHELVSANTLAKRYGVSVRTIQRDLETIDLAGIPIYALQGSAGGYGIMNSYKMDRQLLTTDDFFNILTALQGVSDTLSDKTVSDTLEKMRSLVPVQTGDILSQRTEKLSIDFSMLGGDPRSREVFRIVKDAVDRQHLIEFGYTSNKLETTRRIIEPMTIAFRWRAWYLYGFCRLRKDFRLFRISRIKDPMVLPEQFRRREKPLEAYIAENPLWSGTGVMVDLHLRFLPEMIPLVEEYYPEETRNIQPDGSMVVTTRMPEDGSLYAYILSFGQFVEVLKPNHLRDTIRRAAEDIAARYKVPL
- a CDS encoding glycosyltransferase family 2 protein translates to MFSTLEYILTASFIVLNVAGFVGLIISKSTSRGLYLRQSRILSQIAQAMANRDLGSLPKYSPSQQGRNRFLSRIRDHIRLPVSTLGDTFTQRIEKLFYSRGYTRPREAAALLVLLPRQDRVRIARQVVEQTQGPWSLLIRITSVLVDSGDMQSIDIDRLHQRFSQAPERWQTRLARLLEGCPQTAYRWYRRQQIPPTPLAKRIGVVGIPCCTPEEARSYLIPLLLYPAREVHRNAALMCGQFHPWIFSETPNQALFSAEVRRIGVKALLRSQGRPSWQTLEGWLSFPELSDLLAGSFTAYIRRDPSLLTELIVRLRQAIAPIPETSRDASHVGFRRAIGIARILEPSLSYILLHGRQRIQGYQQTDLALLIRVLIAGQRRSAVIRLINSLSSQEDVLSLKDVITQAMIEDPDFAQDCRRLLRPKAKESLGITGNPEPPVLSRKRLGWSDRILLSLLALGTLSLLPALFALLVSLGAITGGIEAFLVFYQRSFIGYSLAINGSYLVFLVISMVSASKKNRVHHWQESGFFAKPGVLPKVSIIAPGYNEETTIVQSVQSLLNLEYPDFEVIVVNDGSKDRTLGVLQQEFDLEPRDDRSSQGSIPILTAPIMGVYKSRVSKDLTVVDKVNGGKADSLNAGILQAQGDYVVCIDSDSLLEPKSLLHLMRSTLDTDEITLAIGGNIVPVNGCLVSKGSIREIHPPRNPLALIQTMEYLRAFIIGRMGWAGINGLLIISGAFGAFQRQAVLEIGGYLTGSGPRHLDTVGEDMEIVVRLRKHLYSKGIKHRVQYVHTANCWTEVPEHLPSLLIQRDRWNRGLMEVLMIHKDMLLRRPQGVPGLISLPYFFIFELLGPFLETGGYLAAFLAVLLGIANLPTLALLFAVSVGLGTFISMMSLLVADKNVLYFRGRDFRRVLGASIIENFGYRQLFGMHRVWSFIRYIFKEQGWKQPPRKGFQSQTDGPGETTPHED
- a CDS encoding diguanylate cyclase domain-containing protein gives rise to the protein MNNSRPGTGPQMITDDVFWLGRWSREDFLPVNTYAVVDGSTILVIDPGPTPGIPDIAQAMDRLFEHLEIPEKIRQWQVALTGQDPGAAGGLNELIRLRGGSEKPEVYCHWRTSVLLHEPALEYRHLSRVNQNIVLPEGRRLIHILLSRSYSQGLIALVDITTGTLFSGPAMGSMGRDLPFDVDLRNQKVPRAEAGLASYTQQFSDPSWVDTLCQLSPAGDYEPQTINRVCPRYGSIWHSNPLTIRETLTVKTVTLPDKLREVAVGEGQNLNRVIQELQILQQQNFELQEDLILLQDEGIRDEATGLYNEEFFNEYLPLFVEEHPQEGTVILLHLDNLTAINSQLGYEEGNAAIRSFAHIIRSEKPETAMVFRLAGPVCGLLVPHCGVAEAAGLADTIRREVRESGAFIRPVTCSAGVIQTSQVQHRAGDPVQSLRTLGAARLESAIRQGGDKTSTGDLETADIAASEVTIRVLILESESLVARMLTTYLTNRGFQCRTEFRAETIIPEIETFKPDIILSELYHSGTDIITLYDSLESRPETSGIPVILMSHELSENVVVELHRRGIFSILRKPLILEELPGLITHLTGGVSHV
- a CDS encoding ATP-binding SpoIIE family protein phosphatase, translating into MVSPGRIWQNISKLSSIMGRQAERETLQIMDQLIREMGNALQCVQLGLYAYPENNPQWGLVLPGNGRPLIGFQGTDHFLSRIVLSGEVIICSPSEEERNSTDSPVPGMFQELAHGLGWQVPEEDGEWILLHHTRGGSTGGILGYWQNSYGHRDGVAAVFGVILDTVLGYIQEFWKDLGLILSAEDAELVSSQLGQDYIILSRDLTHPLSYTSGILKTHPQITDPSPWSWVGWIHPDDRQDFIKTCSESAGTDISLNLQVRTQESGWVQIRTLPRRDSQGNIHTYLGIVEDITAEKARETELVEARDMEILLSARIQKALLSGFEDITYGNLTLAGMTLPSKEVDGDFYDAIPGQKGTLDLMIGDVMGKGVAASLLGAATRSQVYRVILGLIQTDQEGGSGTTLLPENVSSMLPGITRIIDSLNDRISPDLIAINQFITLNYARFYQDPHHLDFVDCGHPPVIYWDSRKATCWQIKGSNMPIGFSGSQEYRHHSLPLNPGDLLVFYSDGLTEADDEADVPFDTRGIQEYLHSRMDVVTHQPPTPRELIHGLSNQALLHSGGRFTDDVTVICIQLDQKCRGRDQTILQWDRTLPALADIRQGIASVFLAAHPDEEEPIQELVLAAHEGLTNIADHNETVSPDSQEVPLILAWDDYNLWICIDYHGDSYDWQDVPENPLEHYHERGYGRFIIQELASSFAVLESGTTQKRLVLTKQLTQVNRRYPTGKELHE
- a CDS encoding STAS domain-containing protein — its product is MNIVIQNGVVVLEPQLSQIDASVALQFQQTLTAGITEALKTYPGKPFLLDLEKVQFIDSSGLGKILGGIRQVKQSGGSMAVTAQSSAVATLFKIVRLNQMAPVYTDRRSALDGITG